The genomic interval CGCTAGCTCTTCTCGACACAGTTGGGCTGCATCGGCAAAACGCTTGTCGGTTTGCAACAGAGTCAGCAAATCCTGCAGGGTGTATTCGCGATTGCTCAGATTCGAATTCTCGTACCGGAAAATATCGAGCGCTTCGCGCAGCGTCGCTTCGGCTTCTGCTCGATCGTCGATCAACAATAAGGGCTCGGCCATGCGGACTTTCGTCAGGCCGACCGCGCGATGGCGATCATTGTAAATTTGCCGACAGAGATCGATCGTGTCGCGATGCACGGCCAACGCTTCGTCGTATCGCCCCGTGCTGATGAGCGCATCGGCCCACATGTATCGCGGCCAGATTAGTACCGGATGCCGGTCGCCAGCCGCTTTGCGAATACGTTCGATGCCGGCCTCGATCGTCGCCACTGCGACGCGGCCGCTACCGACCCGGCACTGCACGTAGGACCGAAGCATCAGTAACAGGCCAGCGCCGATATCCGAACCCCCATTTTCGGTCAGCACCTGGTTGGCTTCGGCCAGCAGTGCCGCCGCGTGCATCGGCTTGGCTTCTACTTCGTAGCGCAGCATCGCCAACCCGATCAGTGCAAAGCCGTAGCGCGTCGGCGAGACGTTTTCGCGACGATGGAATTGCAGCACTTCCTCCATCAATGGCAAGGCTGCCTGCTTTTCCGCGGTCGTGCTGTGGCCGCTGGTGACGGCCAGCCAGGCCAGGTTGAACTTGGTGCGGATCGTGTCGGGATCGTCGGCGCCCAGTCGGCGCAAGCGGATCGCCAGCGCCCGCTCGAGCAAATTCCTCGTGGCGCTAAAATCGAAATTCGCGAAACGCAACGTGGCCAGATCGTGCAAGCTTTCGGCCGTTTCCAGGCTGTCCGGTCCGGTCAACTCTTCGCGAATCCGCAGGCTGCGTTCCAGCAACGGCTGCGCCTCACGCAGTTTGCCCATCGTCACGTACACGCTGCCGATCACGGCCATCAGCTTGGCCTGAACCGCGGGTTGATCTTTCAAGTCGGTCCGCAGCGATTCGGTTCCTTGCCGCAGAATGTCAGCGGCCGAAAGCTCAGTCGCGTGGGTTACCTGAGATTGAAAGCGGACTCCCTCCAAACCGATCGGGTCAGCCGAGCGAAACATTCCTTCCAAGAAATTCGCGACACCGCGGGCCGTGTCGGACTCGCTCTGAGCGCGTAGCGCGAATTCCTCGACGCGCTGAGCCTCGCGCTGCGCTTCGGCTGTCGCTTCTTGTTCGCGGTGGCGCGCCCGATCGATGCGCACGGCGGCCACGGTCGAAATCGCGGCAATCGATGTTAACAGGATCAGCACCATTGCCGTCAGCGCAGCGATGCGCGGATTCCGGCGTGCCCACCGCACGAGGCGTTCGACGCGAGTCACGCACCGTGCGTGGATCGGCTCGCCCGCCAGGTACCGTCGCAGGTCGTCTGCCAAAGCCTGGGCCGACGCGTATCGTCGGCCGGGGCTTTTCTCCAGGCATTTCAAGCAGATGGCATCCATGTCGACATTGATGCTGGAGCGCCAATGGCTGGGCGGGGGCGGATCCTCGCTGAGAATGCGCTGCATGCATTCGGCGTCCGACGTGCCAACGAAAGGCCGCTTTCCGGTCACGGCTTCGTAGAGAAGCGCGCCCAGGCCGTAAACGTCGGTCGCCGGGCCAATGTCGGCCATGCGCCCCTCGACTTGCTCCGGCGCCATGTAGCCAGGCGTGCCGAGCGCGACGCCGGTCAGCGTATCGGTGCCGGCCGTACCTTCCAGTTTCGCGAGCCCGAAATCGGCGAGCTTCGGAACGAACGGCAGATCAGCCAACGTACCAGGCGCCCCCGCCACGCAGCCGGCTTCGGGCTCGAGCAATACATTGCTTGGCTTGATGTCGCGATGCAGCACGCCTTGCGAATGAGCGTATTGCATGGCGTCAGCCAAAGGCGCCACCAGGTGAGCCGCCTGAATGGGCGACAGCGGTTCGCGTCGCTGCTGCAACCATGTCGCCAGGCTAGGACCCGTGCAGAAGGCCGACGCGATGTAGCCGATCGATCCGACCTCGCCGACTTCGTAGACGGAAACCAGATTGGGATGTGTCAGTCGCGCCGCGGCCTGCGCTTCGCGCGCGAACCGGCGGCGCAGATTGCTCGAGACCAGCGCCTCGCCCCGGGGAATCTTCAGGGCAACTTGACGCTTTAACACCGAATCAAATGCCAAGAGTACGACGCCGTGCCCACCGATCCCCAGTTCGCGCTGGATGATGAATCGCCCGAGCCGCTGAGGCGTTTTCCCCTGGTGTTGCAACGTCGAAAGCAGGTCTTCCAGTCGGGCGGCCGTCGTTGGTCCGGCGGCATCGGCGGGATAGCCCGACAACTCGATCGGATCGTCTCGTTCCTGGCCGATCGTGGCCATGAGTTCCAGCAGGTGCTTGCCGCGGACCAACTGATCCTTGAACTCAGCGGCAACGTCCGTGGCCTCGTGAGTCTCGTCCGTGGTCGGCGTCCCATCGGCGAGCGCTTGCTGATACTCGACGAGGTGGCCGATCACCCGCTCTTCGTCGGGGCTCAGGTCTGGCAGATCGTCGGCACGTTCCATACTTCCGGCCTGCTGATCTTGGGAATGTTCGTCTCAGATGCACGAGCACCGAAATGGGTGAGCAAGAAAAGCGGCGGCCATCCCACAACGGAGCGTGCCAGCGCACGTAATCCAGCGCGTGGTTCGCGGTTCACGTGACGGTCGCTGCAGCGGAAAAGGCCGCAAGATATTGAACGCCGACCGCGCGATGCGCTGTCGAGAAAAACGCACGAGAACTCTCCCCAATCCCGAACTGTGTCCCTGCGCACCGCAAGTGAAAGTATCCCCGCGGCGCTGTGCGAAAGCAAGCATTTTGACCACGACGCGCTGCCATCCACACGGTGATCTCCGGGCGGTGCGCATAACCCAAAGGGAGGGCAGCAGCTCGATGCTTTGCGATTTGCCAGTGCAGGCCGAATCGCCGAGGACGCAGTCGCCGAGCAGGTGGCATTCTATGCCGCTACGGCACTAGCCTTTCGACTCGCGGCGCTGTCGCAAGATATTTGGGCCGGCATAGCGGGCTCGACTGCCGAGCTCGTCTTCGATGCGCAGCAACTGGTTGTACTTGGCCAGTCGTTCGCCGCGGCAAGGAGCGCCGGCCTTGATCTGACCTGCCCCGGTGGCGACAGCCAGGTCGGCCATGAAAACGTCGGGCGTTTCGCCCGAGCGGTGGCTGATGATGGTGGCGTACTCTCCTTCTTGGGCATCGTTGATCGCGGTGAGGGTCTCGGTCACGGTGCCGATTTGGTTGAGTTTGACGAGTACGGCATTTCCGACCCCCTCGGCGATTCCACGGCGAATGATCGCGGGATTGGTCACGAAGACATCGTCCCCCACCAGTTGGGCACGGCTCCCCAATTCTTTCGTAAGTGCTTGCCAGCCGGACCAGTCATCCTCGGCAAGCGGATCCTCGATCGACCACAACGGATAGTTGTCGAGCCAATTGGCGTACAGGCGAATCATCTCGTCGGTCGTTTTGCGAGCGCCCCCCGATTTCTTGAAGACATAGGCGCCATCCTTGTAGAGCTCGCTGGCCGCACAATCGAGCGCCAACAGCACGTCCTCACCAGGACGGAGACCGATTTTTTCGATGGCCGCCAACAACAAGTCGAGCGCCTGCTCGTGCGACTTCAAGTTCGGCGCAAAGCCCCCTTCGTCGCCCACGGCCGTCGAGTGTCCTTGTTCTTTCAAGAGCGCCTTCAAAGAGTGGTAGACCTCGACGCCCATTCGCAACGCTTCGCGAAAACTGGGGGCCGCGACTGGCGCGATCATGAACTCCTGGAAGTCGATACTATTGTCGGCGTGCGCGCCACCGTTAAGGACGTTGAAAAGTGGCACCGGCAGCAGGTGCGCATTGAAGCCCCCCAGGTAACGATAGAGCGGGATGCCGGCGCTGGCGCTCGAAGCCTGGGCCACGGCCATCGAGACGCCGAGGATCGCATTGGCGCCCAGGCGGCTCTTGTTTTTTGTGCCGTCCAATTCACACAACCGACGGTCGACGTCCTCCTGCGTGATGGCGTCGAACATGTGAAAGGCCGGACTGATCGTTTCGTTGACGTTGCGCATGGCCTTGGTGACGCCCAGGCCACGGAAGCGTTCAGGATCACCGTCGCGCAGCTCGACGGCTTCGCGCGCACCGGTCGAAGCCCCCGAGGGGACCGACGCACGCCCGCGCGCACCATCGTCCAACGACACGTCGACTTCGAGGGTGGGATTGCCGCGCGAATCGAGAACTTCACGGGCACGCACCGACATCACCCAGGCCATCCGTCGAACTCCTTCCGCAAGGCACAGCGCCGTTGCAAGCCAAATCACTGAAGGTCCTTAACAGGCATGCCCACGAAGCGCGCCTGTTTGACCACGGCCCCGAACCGCAAGCTTTGCGTCAGCCTATCGCCCCCGATCATGAGAGATCGTCGTAGGCTGAAAACGTTGTTGTTCCGCCCAGGCCCTGCAAAGTCAATGGGGGTTGTGAAATCATAGGTCGCGGTCGACGCGATCGGGGCTTTAATAATCGCGGTCGTACCGTGGCGGGCTGCGTTGGCCACGGCTACCATAGGGGCCGCATCGGCGGCGGGCGCGAGAAAATCTCCTTGGCGGACCAGCGGCATGGACCAGGCGAAGCTTCATGATCCGGACGCGCTGGACGACGCCAATATCGCCGACCCACCCCATAACCTGTGGTCCGCCTTTCGCAAAATTGGTCCCGGAATCATCTTGGCCGGCAGCATCATCGGCTCGGGCGAGCTGTTACTGACGACAGCGCTGGGAGCCACTTACGGCTTCGTCTTTCTGTGGCTGATTCTTTTCAGCTGCGTGATCAAGGTCTTCGTACAGATCGAATTGGGACGCTATTCGCTGTCGTCCGGCTTGCCCACCCTGACCGCACTAAACGCCCTACCGGGCCCACGCCTGGGCGCACATTGGCTCGTCTGGTGGTGGTTCATCATGTTGCTGATCACCGTGTTCCAATTAGGAGCTATGGTGGGGGGAGTGGGCCAGGCGTTGAACCTCGCCTTTCCGCAAGTGGCGTCCAACTTGGCCGCCGCATGCGAGTCGTGGGCACCGCTGCTGGCGGACACGATTCGTGATAAGCCTGAGCATCCTTGGGCGGTGCTGACGGCGCTAGCTGCCGTCGTGCTGTTGCTCAGTGGTGGTTACAAGCGCGTGGAGCGTGTAACAACCGTGCTGGTCGCCGCCGTAACTCTGATCACGGTGGCCTGCGTGGCGCTGCTGCCGGGTATGGGATATCCCGTCGGCATGGACGATATTCGCGAGGGATTCTCGCTCGAAATCTTGGCGCTGCCGGCCGTGGCCATCGCGGCGGCCTTTAGCACGTTCGGCATCACGGGCGTGGGAGCATCCGAGCTATACGCCTACCCGTACTGGTGCCTGGAAAAGGGATACGCCCGTTTCACCGGTCGCTGCTCGCCGTCGCCTGACTGGGCACGCCGCGCGCACGGCTGGATGCGCGTCATGTATTTGGACGCCTGGTTCAGCATGGTCATCTTCACCGTGGCGACAGTGTCGTTTTACTTGCTGGGGGCGACCGTATTACACCGGCAAGGGCTGGTGCCCGAAAAGTCGCAGATGATCGAAACGCTGTCCAGCATGTACGTGCCGGCTTTCGGCGCCTGGACAAAGACCGTGTTCTTGATCGGCGTGTGGGCCGTGTTGTTCAAGACGTTGTACGTCGCCTCGGCGTCGAACAGTCGCTTGACGGCTGATTTCTTCGGCCTGGCAAAGCTAGTGACCTACACGTGCGACGCCGATCGGGACCGCTGGATACGCCGCTGCTGCATCGCTTATCCCATGGTGGGCATGATCTTGTATCTATGGTGGCGCGATCCCAAGGGAATGGTGATCCTTGGCGGCTTCGTTCAGGCAGCGACGCTACCAATCATCACGGCCGCCACGCTTTATCTACGCTACAAGCGCACGGATCGCCGATTGGCCCCGTCAAAGCGGTGGGACGCGTGCCTATGGTTCGCCTTCGTCACGATCGCGGCTGTGGCGGCGTACGCAGTGCCGTACTGGGCGATCTACGATTTCTGGCCGGCCGTGTCAGGTTGGTTTGCGGCAGCCGGCTAAAAAAACCGGCGGTCTAACAACGAAGAGAAGTCGTCCGCAGATTTCACAGATCGCGCAGATTTCGCAGAACAAATGCGGGGCCGGTTGCAACTATTCCCTCTTTGGCTCGATCTGCGTTCATTTGCGCAATCTGCGACTGTATCTCTGTTCTCTTCAGGCTACTGCGGCGGCTATGTCTTGTAATAGATATCGATGACTTGCCGCAGCATGTCGTGAACGATCGTCTTGTCAGGAATCGCCGCGGCCATGCCGTAGATGGGGGCCATGCCTCCGTCGGCACCGGGGTTGGCGCGGACGTGCTCGACCGATTCCTTAAGGTCCTTCACGAACCGTTCGGCCACGCCCGGTTGCGCGTGGCGTAACGTTGTGCTGACATGGATCGCGGCCGGATGTTGCAGGCCCGTTAGTGCCCATTTGCGATGCGACATCTGGTCGAGCACTTCGTACATGTTCAATTCGTCCGAACCGAACGAGAACACTGCGAAAGTTTCGCCCAACAGCTTGAGCTCGGGGATTTCCTCGATCCCCTTTTTCATGACGGCCACGGCATCGAGAATCGCCTTGGCGCCGGCCAGGTAGTTCGACTCGCCCATGGTCACTAACGACGCCCAGCATGCGGCGCTGAGGCCGCCGGGACGGCTACCGGAAAACGTCGGCGAGTAATACAGCCCGCCCGGCCAGTCCGCGATCGTAAAGAATTGATAATGCCGGAGGTCGCGACCGCGATACAGCACCACGGACGTCCCTTTCGCGGCATAACCATACTTATGCGTATCGCACGACATGCTCGTAACGCCGGGCAGGCGGAAATCGAAGACCGGGACCGGATAGCCAAGCTTTTCGGCCCAGGGGAGAAAGTAACCTCCCAGGCAGGCATCGACGTGGCAGCCGACGCCGTGGCTCAAGGCCAGCGCCGAGATCTCGTCGATCTTGTCGATTGTGCCGTAGGGAAAGTTGGGCGCCGACGCGACGAGCGCGATCGTGTTTTTGTTAATCGCGGCGGCCATGGCGTCGACATCCGCGCGGAACTGATCGTCCAACGGCGTCGCGACCAGCTTCAAATTGAAATACTGTGCCGATTTGTAAAACGCCGCGTGCGCAGAGCGGGGCACAACAATCTCAGGCTCGGTAATGCCGCGCTTATCACGGGCCCAATCTCGGTAAGCCTTCATCGCCAGTTGGATGCTCTCCGAGCCTCCGGAGCTGACCGACCCGCAAACGCCGTTCTCGGAATCGAACGGTTCGCCCGTCGCTTCGGCCGAAAGCATATGGGCCGTCATCGAAACGATTTCGGCTTCGAATTTCGCGGCGCTGGGCCATAGGTCGGAGTGCAATTGATTGGCTTGCGATTGCGTGGCATAAACACGGTTCATGAACTCAATGTGCGAGTCGTCGCCGTGGTAGACCGAGCCCGAAGCGTAGCCTTCGCGCCAGCGACCGGCTTCGATGGCTTGCAGCTTTTCCATGATCGCCAGCACTTTTTCATGTGGCAGGCCCGTGGCCGGCAACTGATTCACGGCCGGAAATTGCTCCCGGTAGGGGTGCATCATTTCATCGAGCGGCTGCAGCAGGCCCAGTTCCTCGGCAAGATTTGACACGCGAGTATCTCCCAATTTCGAGTGAAAAGGCCGGCCAAGAATTCCGGCGCGAATAACTTTTCGATGGTTTCGAATATCTCAGGCAGTGGATTAAGTCGGTCCGTTTAAACGGCGGAACAGCGATTTGTTGGCTCGATACGCT from Pirellulales bacterium carries:
- a CDS encoding tetratricopeptide repeat protein, translating into MERADDLPDLSPDEERVIGHLVEYQQALADGTPTTDETHEATDVAAEFKDQLVRGKHLLELMATIGQERDDPIELSGYPADAAGPTTAARLEDLLSTLQHQGKTPQRLGRFIIQRELGIGGHGVVLLAFDSVLKRQVALKIPRGEALVSSNLRRRFAREAQAAARLTHPNLVSVYEVGEVGSIGYIASAFCTGPSLATWLQQRREPLSPIQAAHLVAPLADAMQYAHSQGVLHRDIKPSNVLLEPEAGCVAGAPGTLADLPFVPKLADFGLAKLEGTAGTDTLTGVALGTPGYMAPEQVEGRMADIGPATDVYGLGALLYEAVTGKRPFVGTSDAECMQRILSEDPPPPSHWRSSINVDMDAICLKCLEKSPGRRYASAQALADDLRRYLAGEPIHARCVTRVERLVRWARRNPRIAALTAMVLILLTSIAAISTVAAVRIDRARHREQEATAEAQREAQRVEEFALRAQSESDTARGVANFLEGMFRSADPIGLEGVRFQSQVTHATELSAADILRQGTESLRTDLKDQPAVQAKLMAVIGSVYVTMGKLREAQPLLERSLRIREELTGPDSLETAESLHDLATLRFANFDFSATRNLLERALAIRLRRLGADDPDTIRTKFNLAWLAVTSGHSTTAEKQAALPLMEEVLQFHRRENVSPTRYGFALIGLAMLRYEVEAKPMHAAALLAEANQVLTENGGSDIGAGLLLMLRSYVQCRVGSGRVAVATIEAGIERIRKAAGDRHPVLIWPRYMWADALISTGRYDEALAVHRDTIDLCRQIYNDRHRAVGLTKVRMAEPLLLIDDRAEAEATLREALDIFRYENSNLSNREYTLQDLLTLLQTDKRFADAAQLCREELAGARRIPPGEESNAYLTSLLEKTALAEEMSGNWNAAQSALTEAISRKSVVASPADPAIAEMWLDAARVALAQGLQEDYRAICQRLVKDFAPDASPELLRAIVWTCVITPDTASGSYDFVGLAQRALEGNSKKITFQRMLAIALLRAGHYQQAKTLYEELFETPGWTARCADFAVVSMAHSHLGDMAAAQAWLEKAEAEPVPTFDDSSPWRATQRELLERDLLVDEARQLLKQATMKE
- the eno gene encoding phosphopyruvate hydratase, whose product is MAWVMSVRAREVLDSRGNPTLEVDVSLDDGARGRASVPSGASTGAREAVELRDGDPERFRGLGVTKAMRNVNETISPAFHMFDAITQEDVDRRLCELDGTKNKSRLGANAILGVSMAVAQASSASAGIPLYRYLGGFNAHLLPVPLFNVLNGGAHADNSIDFQEFMIAPVAAPSFREALRMGVEVYHSLKALLKEQGHSTAVGDEGGFAPNLKSHEQALDLLLAAIEKIGLRPGEDVLLALDCAASELYKDGAYVFKKSGGARKTTDEMIRLYANWLDNYPLWSIEDPLAEDDWSGWQALTKELGSRAQLVGDDVFVTNPAIIRRGIAEGVGNAVLVKLNQIGTVTETLTAINDAQEGEYATIISHRSGETPDVFMADLAVATGAGQIKAGAPCRGERLAKYNQLLRIEDELGSRARYAGPNILRQRRESKG
- a CDS encoding Nramp family divalent metal transporter, producing the protein MDQAKLHDPDALDDANIADPPHNLWSAFRKIGPGIILAGSIIGSGELLLTTALGATYGFVFLWLILFSCVIKVFVQIELGRYSLSSGLPTLTALNALPGPRLGAHWLVWWWFIMLLITVFQLGAMVGGVGQALNLAFPQVASNLAAACESWAPLLADTIRDKPEHPWAVLTALAAVVLLLSGGYKRVERVTTVLVAAVTLITVACVALLPGMGYPVGMDDIREGFSLEILALPAVAIAAAFSTFGITGVGASELYAYPYWCLEKGYARFTGRCSPSPDWARRAHGWMRVMYLDAWFSMVIFTVATVSFYLLGATVLHRQGLVPEKSQMIETLSSMYVPAFGAWTKTVFLIGVWAVLFKTLYVASASNSRLTADFFGLAKLVTYTCDADRDRWIRRCCIAYPMVGMILYLWWRDPKGMVILGGFVQAATLPIITAATLYLRYKRTDRRLAPSKRWDACLWFAFVTIAAVAAYAVPYWAIYDFWPAVSGWFAAAG
- a CDS encoding aminotransferase class V-fold PLP-dependent enzyme; the encoded protein is MSNLAEELGLLQPLDEMMHPYREQFPAVNQLPATGLPHEKVLAIMEKLQAIEAGRWREGYASGSVYHGDDSHIEFMNRVYATQSQANQLHSDLWPSAAKFEAEIVSMTAHMLSAEATGEPFDSENGVCGSVSSGGSESIQLAMKAYRDWARDKRGITEPEIVVPRSAHAAFYKSAQYFNLKLVATPLDDQFRADVDAMAAAINKNTIALVASAPNFPYGTIDKIDEISALALSHGVGCHVDACLGGYFLPWAEKLGYPVPVFDFRLPGVTSMSCDTHKYGYAAKGTSVVLYRGRDLRHYQFFTIADWPGGLYYSPTFSGSRPGGLSAACWASLVTMGESNYLAGAKAILDAVAVMKKGIEEIPELKLLGETFAVFSFGSDELNMYEVLDQMSHRKWALTGLQHPAAIHVSTTLRHAQPGVAERFVKDLKESVEHVRANPGADGGMAPIYGMAAAIPDKTIVHDMLRQVIDIYYKT